In the Pseudomonadota bacterium genome, AACAACAACGCAGCACTGGTTTCCGACCGTCGGGCTCGAGCAACCGCCCGCTGAAGCGCGTCTTTCAGCTGCGCGCGGTTGGGCAATTTTGTCAGGCTATCGTGATACGCAAGATAGTGCACTTCTCCGCTGGTAACCTGCAGATTATCACTCATCTCCCGAAGACTTTTTGCCAAATCGCCCAACTCATCAGAACGTCTAATCGGCAGTACGGCGTCATAATTACCTTTACCGACTTCGTCTGCATAGGTAGCAAGCTGGCGAATTGGCGTGACCAATTTGCGCGCCAGCCACATCGCAATTATCGCCGTTGTGATCAGCAATATGCCGGTGGTGACTAACACGATGTAAATCTGACGCGCTTGATCCGAATCGATCAACGCCCGGGTATTTGCCACAATGGTCTGCGTTTCTGCCGAGACCGAATCCAAAGATAAGCCAACGGTTACGCCGCTACCGCTGGTGTCGGTCAGCGGCATCGACACGACGACATGATTACCTAACTTCCCTTCTGTCACAGCAGATTCAACACCGGTATGGTCGCGCACCACGTCGGCAATCCGCTGGCCGTACTTCGGAATCGTCGCCTGCCCGTCATGGACGATCGCGCCTTCGCGATCATAGACGTACACGAATGCAACATCGTTGTTATCCAGCGCGGCCTGCAGCTTGAGCTGAATTGAGCGCATATCCAGATCGGCGACGTCGTCACCCAGATTAGCGGCCATGTTCTGCGCAATTGTCGCGCCACGCTGCTCGAGTCGTTCAGTCAACGAATCCTGGAGTCGTTGCGCACCCAGCTCGCTGATCCGTCCAGCAGAATGGCTGAAAAACAGCATCAGCATTGTTGTCATGATCGCGATGACAAACGAAGACAACCCGATCGTTTGCAGCAGATAGCGAGACTGTAGGCCCATGCGCATTAACGATCGCCTCGGCTGATAATGTGATCTTCCGAACCGTCGTTCGACGTGCCGAAACCCGAATACAGTGAAAACTCGTGCAGACGTTGAATATCGTCTTGGGTGGGCGCATCGAAACGTTGGGTATCGAAATACGCGCTTCGCACCGCCTCGGTGCGTTCACTGTCGTGCATCGACTGCAGCAGTTGACTTAAACGAGCCTTGATGTCCGCGTCTAAATCGCTGCGGACAAGCTCAAGTGCACGTACCACGTCACCGGTTTCATGCACAATGCGAAAATCGTCGCGCAGGCTGTCTGGCACAACGTTGGGATTACGCCAACAACTGTCGTTGATCACGCCGACATCAACAATGCCTTTTTGCACCCATAGCGCCGTGTTGTACTCGGATTTAGAGAATCGATAATTCACGTCCTTCTTATCGGATGAGGTCGCGTCCACCATCGCATCGTCGAGTTGTCGCACCAAATTTTTTCCCCGTGCTTCCAATTCGATCTTCGGCACGAAGTAGGCGCTTGTCGAATACGGATGCTCAAAGGCGATGGAGTGGTCATCGAGGTGATCAAGACTGTCGAGCGCGCTGTCCTTACGCACGAAGAACACGCTTTTATACGTCGGAGTTCCGCCGCGCCAACTGCGGCTGAGCACACTCACATCGGCGTTCTTGAGAAAGTACGAAGCGTTGTAGGCGGTTTGTGAAATCCAATCGACACGGCCATGACGAATCAGTTGTGCGAGATGCTCGCGGTCGGTCGCCGTCACCACCACCACGTCGTCGACACCAATTTCGCTGATGTGCTGACGCACAAAGGCGGCCATTGGTTCGAGCGCTTCGTTCACATCGCGATTCGCTGTTTTGATGCCACCCAAAACAAGAATGCGGTTTTGCTCGGCCACCACTGCGCCGCTAATGATCAGCAAAGAACAAACCAACAGGGCACGTAACGCGAAACCGGCGTCCGACTGGACGACGGTGCGCAAGCAAGCGGAGACAAACACGTTCATGGCACGACCCACACAAAGACTATGGGTCAGTCTAGGTCCGCCCGCAGAATCATACTGTTAAGCGGTTCACGGATTGGTTTGACGCCCTATTTCGGTGCCGTTTGGTGAATTCGGTATGGCGGGATATGGTTATCGTGTAATTAATTGATAATTATACTTTTATTGTCTCTCCGATGGTGCGAGTCACGCAGACAGCCACCGGTGTGATGGGATTGGTCACCAATGTTTACATAATGTGTCTATCGCACGACCTCAGTGATGCGGATCGACACGTGACGATTGTCGTTAGGACCCAACGACTGTTCGCCAAAAAGATCGCCAGGGGTCGCGGTCGGGACGCCGCCCAACGACACACGCGCCACAATATCTAGCGCCTCGAATCCAGATAGGGTCCTGGATGGCATCATGGCATTGCGATCATCCAACACAATGTCCAGCGGCAGTTGCCCAAGCGTCGCCCGATGCACGGCGATGGGTGGTCCGCCCTCACCAGCGGGTCGTACAAACACAAACACGTTCGTCGATGGACGCAACGACGGC is a window encoding:
- a CDS encoding phosphate/phosphite/phosphonate ABC transporter substrate-binding protein; translation: MNVFVSACLRTVVQSDAGFALRALLVCSLLIISGAVVAEQNRILVLGGIKTANRDVNEALEPMAAFVRQHISEIGVDDVVVVTATDREHLAQLIRHGRVDWISQTAYNASYFLKNADVSVLSRSWRGGTPTYKSVFFVRKDSALDSLDHLDDHSIAFEHPYSTSAYFVPKIELEARGKNLVRQLDDAMVDATSSDKKDVNYRFSKSEYNTALWVQKGIVDVGVINDSCWRNPNVVPDSLRDDFRIVHETGDVVRALELVRSDLDADIKARLSQLLQSMHDSERTEAVRSAYFDTQRFDAPTQDDIQRLHEFSLYSGFGTSNDGSEDHIISRGDR